The following coding sequences are from one Spea bombifrons isolate aSpeBom1 chromosome 13, aSpeBom1.2.pri, whole genome shotgun sequence window:
- the LOC128471351 gene encoding actin-related protein 2/3 complex subunit 1A-B-like produces the protein MSLYSFGTDPISCHAWNKDRSQIAISPNNELVQIYQKADNEWRKIHELSEHNGRVTGIDWAANSNRIVTCAADRNAYVWTLKDGVWKPTLVLLRINRAATCVKWSPQENKIAVGSGSQTISICYFEKENDWWLSKHIKKSIKSTILGLAWHPNNVLLAAGSSDFHCRIFSAYVKEIEDKPSPNLWGAKMPFGELLYERAESGGWVHSVCFSPSGQYLAWVDHNSSVSIADSTQDKIVTQTRTEFLPFLTVLFVNEAQLVAAGHNCSPFLFSYSGPGVLELSGKFDAQKQSSKSSLSAMQHFRNLDKKAAQESDASEVDSLHQNSISHLLAVDGEPSDVTTVSSTGMDGALVIWNTKL, from the exons ATGTCTCTTTACAGTTTTGGGACGGACCCCATATCCTGCCACGCGTGGAACAAAGACCGTTCGC AAATCGCCATCAGTCCGAATAACGAACTTGTGCAAATTTACCAGAAAGCGGACAACGAGTGGAGGAAGATCCACGAACTCTCCGAGCACAACGGGAGGGTCACAG GCATTGATTGGGCCGCCAACTCCAACCGCATTGTGACGTGCGCCGCGGATAGGAACGCCTACGTGTGGACCCTAAAAGATGGCGTCTGGAAACCAACTTTGGTTCTGCTGCGCATTAACCGGGCCGCCACCTGCGTCAAGTGGTCGCCGCAGGAGAACAAGATCGCGGTGGGCAGCGGCTCCCAGACCATCTCCATCTGCTACTTCGAGAAGGAAAACGATTG GTGGCTGAGCAAACACATCAAAAAGTCAATCAAATCCACCATTCTCGGCCTGGCGTGGCACCCCAACAACGTCCTGCTGGCGGCCGGAAGCAGCGATTTCCACTGCAG AATTTTCTCAGCGTACGTGAAAGAAATCGAAGACAAGCCGAGTCCCAACCTGTGGGGGGCGAAGATGCCGTTTGGAGAGCTCCTGTACGAGCGGGCAGAGAGCGGCGGGTGGGTGCACAGTGTCTGCTTCTCGCCAAGCGGTCAATACCTCGCCTGGGTCGACCACAACAGCTCGGTGAGCATCGCGGATTCAACACAAGATAAAAT AGTGACTCAAACGAGGACCGAGTTCCTGCCCTTCCTGACCGTTCTATTTGTGAATGAAGCCCAGCTTGTCGCCGCT GGCCACAATTGCTCCCCCTTCCTCTTCTCGTACTCCGGCCCCGGAGTCCTGGAACTTAGCGGTAAATTTGATGCCCAGAAGCAGAGTTCAAAATCTTCGCTGTCCGCCATGCAGCATTTCCGAAACCTGGACAAGAAAGCGGCCCAGGAGAGCGACGCCAGCGAGGTGGACTCTCTGCACCAGAACAGCATCAG